One Archangium violaceum genomic window, GTCCCTGGCCGTCGTGTCGAGGATCAGCAGCACGGCGCAGAGGAAGAACGTCGCGACCACGGCGATCTGGAAGGCGCCCAGTCCGCAGGCCATGCCCACGCCGATCAGCACGAACATGACGGCCGCGTCGCGCGGATCCTTGATGCCCGAGCGGAAGCGGATGAAGCCGCCCAGGCCCACCAGGCCGAAGGCGCGCGACATGCTGTCGCCGATGACGGTCGTCATCACCGCGCCCGCCACGGCGATCAGCAGTTGGGTATGGACGGTGGAGAGGACGGGGGCCGGAACCCTGGGCATCCACCTGCGCCAGGGCCGATAGGCCAGGACCGAGCCGAGCAGCAGGGCGAGGCTGAAGCGCAGCAGCGCCTCGAGGGTGGGCAGGACATGGGGGCTGACGGAGGCCGCTTGCGTCAGGGCATCAGGCGGAGGCATCGCGAATCTCCTGGGAGGGGTGCTCCTGCGTGGCGCGGACGGCCTGGCGCAGCAGGGCGAAGTCCTGGGGGTGGCTCTCCAGCAGCCGCTCGACGAGCGTCCGCCCCCGGGAAGTGAAGGCCAGGGGCCCGAGGTTCTTCACCGTGGCCGCGGGCCAGGTGTCCGCCAGCGCCGTGCGCAACTTCCACGCCGTGGCTCCTTCCACGCCCACGAACGAGTCCAGCACCTCCTCACACTGCACGCCGAAGGATTCGCGCAGGGCCCAGGCGCGGGGGACATCCAGCCCCTCGAGGGTGCCGAGCACCGCCCGGGGGGCGCGCGCCACGTGCCGCTCGCGCAGCTCCCAGGCGCGCTCGCTGTCGAGCCCATCCAACGTGCGGAGCACCGCGTCCGGTGCCGCCTCCCAGGCCCGCTCGCGCCACGCCCAGGCCCGCTCGTCATCCACGCCCCGGATGGAGCGGCAGGCGATGCGAGCCACCCGCTCCAGGCCGAGCGCCGCCTCTCCTCCCATGTCCGAGAGCCAGCGGCTCCGCTCCTTCCAGGCCCGCTCGCCGCCGAGTCCCGTGAGCGAGCCGACCACCTGCTCCGCGGCGGAGAAGTAGATGCGTTCGCGCAGCGCCCAGGCCTTCTCCGTGTCCAGCCCGCCCAGCGAGTCCGCGACGGCCTCCTGCTTGCGCGTCTCCCAGCGCTCCCGGATCGCCCAGGCCTCGGGCACGTCCGCGGCCAGGTTCTTCAGCGAGCCCAGCACCTGCACCGGTGCCGCCTCCTCCAGTTGCCGCCGCAGCTCCCACGCGTTCGCGTCCGTGAGCCCGGTCAGGCCGTAGGCGATCAGCTCCGGGCACTGGCCGGCGAGCTGGCTCCGGCGTTGGTCGATGTCCGGGCCCTCCAGGCCCGCGAGGAACCACGCGGCGAGCTGCGGCTCCTGCTGCATCCAGCCATCCAGCCGCGAGAGGAACCGTCCCCGGACCTCGGCCAGCGAGTGGATGGGCGGCAGCGGACGGGAGCGCACGTGGGAGGAGGGCGTCTCGCCCTTCACCAGCCGCAGCACCTCCTGCACCAGCAGGCCCACCAGCGTGTCGAGCGGCACGTCCGTGTTCTCGATGAGGCTCCAGCGCTCCGGAGACTCCGCGGCGAGGGCCCGGTAGCCCGCGCGCAGCCGCGCCTGCAGTCCCACGCCCGCCAGTCCCTTCCGGGAGGAGGTGCCCCGGGGCGGTGCCAGCAGTTTGGTGATGCGGCGGCGGGCGCGGGCGATCGCCGGGTCCACGTCGATGAGGAAGACGCGCTCCGGTTGCAGGCCCCGGGCGCACGCGTCCAGGACGGGCCGCACCTCGTGCTCCGGAAGCCCGCGTCCCCACCGGGCGAGCACCTCCGCGGTGTAGAGGAAGCGGTCCGCGATGACGATCTCGTACGTGGCGAGCGCGGGGCGCGTCACCTCCTCCAACAGCTGCGTCTCGCGAGCGGCATAGAGCAGCAGCTCGGCCATGGGGGTGAGCGCGAGGTTGCGCGGGTTCTTGGTGAAGAGCCGCAGGCCCTCGGACACGGGGGAGGCCAGCTTGCCGTCCTCGCGGACGTGGCGCACGCTCAGCCCCGCCCGGCGCAGCTCGCGCGCCACGCGATTGGACAGCGTCGTCTTGCCGGAGCCATCGATTCCTTCGAAGACAATCAACATCAGAAGCTCACCTCCATCTGCAACATCGCCGCTCGCCTCTCCGCGAGGCTCTTGTCGAGGGACTGGACCGCGGCGGGCACGGAGGCCTCGGCCCGGCGGCTCTCCACCTGGGCCTGCAACCGCCAGCGGTTCCTCTGTCCGAAGTTGAGTCCACCCCCCACCTCCCAGAGCCGGTCGTCCTGGAGCTGGAGGTGGGTGTCGAGCGCCGAGAGCATCACGAAGGGCTCGACGTACAGCGCCCCCTTCTTGCCCCCGCCGATGCGCCAGGCCGTCAGCGCCCGTCCCATGAGCAGTGGCCCGTCGCTTCCCACGAGCTGATTCGTGCGGCCCACGAGCACCTCGGCCCAGGTGCGCAGCTCGCCCTGGCCGATGGGCAGCGCGTGCCTCACGTCGAGCCCGGCCGTCCATTGGGACGAGGTGCCGAGGGCGGAGGCGCCCAGCTCCAGCGAGTCCAACACCTCCCATGTGCCCCGGACGCCCGGAGTGAGGCCCAGCCCGTTCTGCAGGGCCACGTCCTCGTCCCCGCCCAATTGCCACACGCCGGCACGCAGCTTGAGCGCCCGCGCGCATCCCGTGCACTTCCACTCGAGCTGCGCGCCCAGGCGGCGGCCCGTGAGCTCCAGCCCGTCATTCAGCACGTCGCGCAGCAGGCCCCGGCGCACCAGGGGGAGCCGCGTCGCGGACTCCAGCTCCACGAGGGACAGGGGCAGCTTGAACTGGCCGGCCCGGAGGGAGAAGCCCCCGGCGATGTCCAACCAGGCGTAGGCGTCCTTCAGGCCATCCAGGCCATCACCGAAGTCGTACTCGACCACGGCCTTCAGGCGCTTCTTCCAGGAGTAGGTGACCTCGAGGCGCGCGGAGGGAATGGACAGCTTGCCGGCCCAGGCCTCCAGGCCCTTGGCATCCACCGTCTCGCGGACGGAGAAGCGGCCTCCCACCTCCACGGTGCCGAACGCGGAGGGCAGCTCGAGGCTCCCCTTGCCCTCGTCGGCGGAGGGTGTGGACGGGACCTGGGGAACCTCCGGGGCCTTGGAGGCCTCGGTGGCTTCCGGGACGGCGGGAGGTACTTCGTCCTGGGCCCGGGCGGAGGACCCGAGGAGGAGCGCGGCCAGGGGAATCCATCCGGCGGCACGAATCCGGCCGGTGGTGCGAATGCGAGGGCTGTACACGGCGGGGAAGTCCTTGGAAGTCACTGCGTGGAAGGCCAGGCGGAGAGACGCGCGCGCATGCCTTGTTCGAATTTCGAGCCGTGGGTTTCGAAGGGCTCCAGCGCCCAGAGCAGCCACTCCAGCCACGCGGGGGAGCCGCCATGCCACTTCACCTCCAGCAGCGTGGCCGGAGCGCGGTGGAGCAGCCGCGAAGGGGCCGCCGGCTCGCCCTTCGCGCTCCGCTCGGGCGGGAGTGAGAAGAGGAGCTCCTGGTCCACGGTGATGCGGACGCTGGCATCCGGGGTGGCGTACGTGTTGCGCCGGTACCAGGCCGTCACCCACGGCTTCACCGGCGCGGGAGCGGCCTGCCGCAGGAGCGTGGCCGCGGCGCTCTCCCCGGGCAGGGGCTTGCCCGAGAGCAGCGCCCCCGCTTCGTC contains:
- a CDS encoding DUF4956 domain-containing protein → MPPPDALTQAASVSPHVLPTLEALLRFSLALLLGSVLAYRPWRRWMPRVPAPVLSTVHTQLLIAVAGAVMTTVIGDSMSRAFGLVGLGGFIRFRSGIKDPRDAAVMFVLIGVGMACGLGAFQIAVVATFFLCAVLLILDTTARDDTQWVKLSLQLEDVGAALPPLRALHPGARVLTLEQAPATLAGTAVVEIAMPQRMDGFELLQAVRGALPGVRNASIDPG
- the tmk gene encoding dTMP kinase — protein: MLIVFEGIDGSGKTTLSNRVARELRRAGLSVRHVREDGKLASPVSEGLRLFTKNPRNLALTPMAELLLYAARETQLLEEVTRPALATYEIVIADRFLYTAEVLARWGRGLPEHEVRPVLDACARGLQPERVFLIDVDPAIARARRRITKLLAPPRGTSSRKGLAGVGLQARLRAGYRALAAESPERWSLIENTDVPLDTLVGLLVQEVLRLVKGETPSSHVRSRPLPPIHSLAEVRGRFLSRLDGWMQQEPQLAAWFLAGLEGPDIDQRRSQLAGQCPELIAYGLTGLTDANAWELRRQLEEAAPVQVLGSLKNLAADVPEAWAIRERWETRKQEAVADSLGGLDTEKAWALRERIYFSAAEQVVGSLTGLGGERAWKERSRWLSDMGGEAALGLERVARIACRSIRGVDDERAWAWRERAWEAAPDAVLRTLDGLDSERAWELRERHVARAPRAVLGTLEGLDVPRAWALRESFGVQCEEVLDSFVGVEGATAWKLRTALADTWPAATVKNLGPLAFTSRGRTLVERLLESHPQDFALLRQAVRATQEHPSQEIRDASA
- a CDS encoding porin, which translates into the protein MYSPRIRTTGRIRAAGWIPLAALLLGSSARAQDEVPPAVPEATEASKAPEVPQVPSTPSADEGKGSLELPSAFGTVEVGGRFSVRETVDAKGLEAWAGKLSIPSARLEVTYSWKKRLKAVVEYDFGDGLDGLKDAYAWLDIAGGFSLRAGQFKLPLSLVELESATRLPLVRRGLLRDVLNDGLELTGRRLGAQLEWKCTGCARALKLRAGVWQLGGDEDVALQNGLGLTPGVRGTWEVLDSLELGASALGTSSQWTAGLDVRHALPIGQGELRTWAEVLVGRTNQLVGSDGPLLMGRALTAWRIGGGKKGALYVEPFVMLSALDTHLQLQDDRLWEVGGGLNFGQRNRWRLQAQVESRRAEASVPAAVQSLDKSLAERRAAMLQMEVSF
- a CDS encoding VTC domain-containing protein, producing the protein MNAPARMSPPPTSAPAPEMDHERRFQPSHQALESFLRDTRQWTTPCVYDTGLPFAFTRTTYFDTEGLDFLGSCRTGRPQRLRLREYAGTVHLASPPVLTGTRFLEMKTSSGQRRTKIRASLSADEAGALLSGKPLPGESAAATLLRQAAPAPVKPWVTAWYRRNTYATPDASVRITVDQELLFSLPPERSAKGEPAAPSRLLHRAPATLLEVKWHGGSPAWLEWLLWALEPFETHGSKFEQGMRARLSAWPSTQ